The Syntrophotalea acetylenivorans genome contains the following window.
CCCCAGGCTGTTAACCTTGTCTCTCCAGCGGGTAAAGATCTCTACGGCGGCATCGGTGGAATTGTCGTAAGCGACCTCATCAACATAGGCGCCGTCGTAAACCAGTGCCTGGGTGACGAGCATAAAATCGGCTCCCCTGGCAGCAACCCAGCGCAGGGTGTCCAGAAGCTGTTGCTTGTTTTCCTGCATCAGCACGAACTCGACCCCGACTTTCAGGCGGGTGTCGGGTTGACGCTTGCGGGCGGCAGCCAGATAGGCGAAGGCCTGCTCCATATCGCTGAGGTCTTCCCCTTCGCGCACTTTGCTGAAGGTATCGGGCTTGACCCCGTCTACCGACAAACAGAGGCGATCGAGGCCGGAGGCAACCAGATCCCGGGCCCAGCGCTCATCGAGCAGCAGGCCGTTGGACTGAAAACCGATCCAGGACTGTTCAGGCATAACGCGCCGGGCGCGGTGGATAAAGCCGAGCAGGTGGGGGTGCATCAGTGCTTCGCCGATTCCGTTGAGCAACAGGGCCTCCAGACGGGGAAAGACCGGCTCGAGGGCACTGAAGGTCGCATCGGTCATATCGGCATCGATAATGTTGCTGTCCGCGGCCTGCTTGACGCACATGGGGCAACGCAAATTGCAAAAGGTGGTGGTTTCAACAAACAACTTGCTCGGATAGTCTCTTAGCGGCGCCGGCAGAGCGGCGGGTTGCAAGGAGGGTTGCGAACTCATAAGTGCTCCGAATCTGTAGAGGGATTACTTTTTATAAGGAAAACTCGGAGGCCTTTCAGGGGCCTCGTTGCGACAAACCGGGGCACCCTATCACAAAAATCCCGAACTGGACACCCTCAACAGGGGCGCTTAGCGTATACATTGATAAAGGCAAACAACCGGCATGTGAGAGCCCTTCCATCCATTGCGCTCAAGCTTCTGCCTGGTATAATTTAAGAACCTCAAAAGCAAAAGAGGTTTCCATAAAAGGAGGAGGACATTATGCCAGTCTCTGATCCGCCGGGCCCGTTAGGGAAAATCCTATCTATCTAAAAGTTCACACTACTTGGATTGCAGAAATCGGGTAATCCAAAAAAGGTTCCCACGACGGGAACACTCAAAGAGATATGCGAACGCAAAACGCCCCGAAGAACCTTCGGGGCGTTTTGATCTTTAAACTCTTATGACAAAGCCTGGAAGCAACTTTTTCAGACTCCGATAGCCGGACGAACCGCGCACGTCACTGATCCAGCCTGAACCCGTCACCGGCATACTGAATGTTGGCGGCATCGTCGTTGCGGGGCGGCGATACGGCATAGACGCCATTGCAAACGGGGCAATTGCCTACGTGGGTTTCCAACACGAAAGGCGCACCGCACCCCTGGCAAAAGGTCTCAAGGCCCCCACCGGGAATCGGCCGCTGCCGCACGGCGCCGTCATGGGCCTGGGCTACAAATTCCACCAACTCCCGCCCTTCGGCAAAAGGTCCACTTGTTCCACCCTGTGCGCAACTTCCTCCACATCCTGCCATATTGAAGTCTCCTGTAAATAAGTGGTTTTTTGTTTCGACCACTCTAACAATCTTCACCGGAGGCTTACCTGACATGGATCAAGAAAAGTATGTTTATGAGCCCATTCGGGAGTCTGCGTAATTAAGAGGCCCCGGCAAAGACCAACTCGATCCAACGATCTCAGGAGAAAAGCCCGTCACTCCAAATTTCTTCCAGGTCAGAGAGGGTTTTGACATTCACCGCCTAAACAAGAATCATTCAGAATAAAAGCGGAACAACGTAGCTATTTGACGTACGCCCTGGCCTCACATATGCTTTTATGGCTGCACTTGTCGTTGAGAACCGTTTCTGAATAGACCCGAGTTAACTTGAGAATTCAAAGGAGGAACCTGCCATGAAGCCGGTACGCATCGCCATTGTTATTCTCATATTGCTGCTGGTTTCTCTGGCCGTTGTCTTTTTTTGGCCGGGGAAATCATCGGAACCTCCTTCCATTTCGGAGTTGGGAATCCCTCCGGCGGCCCCCCTGAAAACCGAACCGGAAATTCGTTATCCCCTTCCAGAAACACAACCCGCCTTAACGGAGGCAGAAGAACCGATCATGCCGCCTTTGCCCGCTCTGGGAGACAGCGATGCCTTCACCAAGGATCTGCTGGCACAACTCTTTGGCGAATCGGCGCGAAAACAACTGCTGGCACCCCAGCAATTTATCCGGCGCCTGGTGCTGATCATCGATGCCCTGCCCCGAAACGACTTGCCCAGACAGCACTTGCCGGTGCGTCCGCCGGGCGGCCGCTTTGAAACAGCGACAAAAGAGGGCGTGGAAGTTATCGCGCCGGCAAACTTTTCCCGCTATATTCCCTATGTTGAACTGGCGGAAGCGGTGTCTGCCGACCAACTGTCCAAGGCTTACCTGCGGATCTATCCATTGATGGAAGAGGCCTTCCGTGAAATGGGCTACCCCAACGGTTATTTTCACGACCGGATGATCGCGGTATTAGATCATTTGCTGGCGACCCCGGAAATCAAGGGGCCGATTCCTCTAGTGAAACATATCACCCAGTACCGGTATGCCGATCCAAAGCTGGAATCCCTCTCGGAGGGGCAAAAAATCCTGCTTCGAATGGGTTCGGAAAATGCTGGCAGGGTCAAGTCCGTATTGCAAAAACTCCGTGAGCAACTGGTCGGACCACAGTCAGAGGACTGAAACGAAGAAAAGTCAGGAAATGGGCTGAGGAAAAAAAAGGGGGACAGGCAATTACAGCGCCTGTCCCCCTTTTTTCTATTGTGATCGGCAGAAGGTCTACCTTCCGCAACATTTCTTGTATTTCTTTTCGCTGCCACAGCTGCAGGGATCGTTACGCCCGATCTTAACGTTGCTGACTACCGGCGCTTTGACCATGGTGCCGTCGAAAAAAAGCCATTGCTTCTTTTCGCGTTTAAATTGGGCGCGTTCGTGGTGGCTGTGGACTCCGTCCTTGTCGCGAAAACGGGCGACAAACTCGACCACGCCTTCTTTATCCTCCGGGCCGCCATCGGTCGTTGCAATAATCTCCAGGCCTTTCCATTCGGATTTCTCGGCCCATTCCCTGGTCGTCTTGTGATCGTAGCCTTCGCGATTATCGGGATGGGTACTTTCATAAAGAAAGTCGATCTCGACCTTTTCGTGGGCGGAGTAACGGGCCCGCATCAGTTGTTCGGCCGTTTCGGCCAATTGCTTTCCGGTAATGACCGGTTCGCAGCAGGTAGCGTAGTCATTGCCGCTACCGCAGGGACAGCTGTTCATGGTGATTCTCCTTCAGGGATCGGATTCGAAAGTAAGCCGAAGTCTATTCAGCGCTGAACAGAGTGTCAAGGGCGTTTTGGGAAGGCGGGCGTGCAGTGTTTCACAAGTCTTGTAGGAACAATCGGAAATAGATTGCATAAACAGCGTGCTCAGAAACCCTCCAACGGGACGAAGTCTGAACAACGGGTCTCGCCACTGACAGCGTAACGCTTAAGATAAAACCCGCTAGATATCAAAAGGACCCGTCTTGGTCCGACTTGACAAGGTTAAAAAGCCACAGGCTCAGGATCCTTTTTCACCAGGAAAATCGAACAGGGCATCTTACGGACCAACTCCCTATTGGTTCGACCAAAAAGAAAATGCTCCAAGTGCCACTCTTCATGAGACAAAAGGACGAGCAAATCAATGTTTTCCTCTTCGACAACCTTGACAATTTCCTTGGTAGGCTCACCTGTTACGATCATTTCCCGGATCGGGAGACCGGCCGTTTTTTCTTGAGCAATAATCCGGTCCAGGTCCTTTTTCGCTTCCTGCAGCAGTTTTTTGTAGTCCTCCTCCAGCGAAAAAATTGGCAGGCTCCACCCTTTGGTGCCAAAGGGGTTGTGCTCAACATGAAGGATGAAAAGTTCCGCGTTGTATTGGCGGGCCAGTGAAATCCCGTAATGAACGGTTTTCTGACAGGACTTGGTCGACCTGCTTACAACAAGGATTCGATCTATCTTGGCCATAGTTTGCCTCCCCGCACGATACTAGAAATATCCTGAATTTCAGGGAACCGGTTTTGCTTTCAGCTCCGCTTGACGGCCTTGGAGCAGATGCATAGCACCCAGAGCATCGGGAACTGTCGGCAGACTGGCAACGACTTCCCGCCGGTTTCCCTGGAGAAATTCCAGGGCCTGTTGCCACGCAACCTTTTCCACCGGGGTGCCGTGATGCCCCCCCGGGATCTCCCGATAGAAATAGGAACTCTGCAAGGCCCTTAGTTGTTTGACCAGTGCCCTGCACTGCCTGGTGATTTTGCGATCCTTTGCACCGCTAACGATCCACACCGGCATGGAGAGCGTGTTCGGATAGCTTTTTTTCCCGCGTTGGATAGCCGGGCAAAGCAACAAGAGACCGGCATAAGCTGAAGGGTTCCTGCCGGCTTCCCACAGCACGATATTGCCACCGCCTGAGGCTCCCGCCAGATAGATGCCCTCGGGAGCATACTTGTCTTTTAGATGTTTCAACAAACCTGCAAATTCGGCATCCCG
Protein-coding sequences here:
- a CDS encoding radical SAM/SPASM domain-containing protein, which produces MSSQPSLQPAALPAPLRDYPSKLFVETTTFCNLRCPMCVKQAADSNIIDADMTDATFSALEPVFPRLEALLLNGIGEALMHPHLLGFIHRARRVMPEQSWIGFQSNGLLLDERWARDLVASGLDRLCLSVDGVKPDTFSKVREGEDLSDMEQAFAYLAAARKRQPDTRLKVGVEFVLMQENKQQLLDTLRWVAARGADFMLVTQALVYDGAYVDEVAYDNSTDAAVEIFTRWRDKVNSLGLDVKDYDPRWELGRFVPTIDPKIARMMEVVDELRAEARSKDVFLDMPRLMKRSADHAGQMQALFAEAEELAKSLGVELKLPAAVPRYERKCDFVEDGGAFISWDGSVHPCYFLWHQFRCFISDWDRLVKPKVFGNVSDRPLLDIWNDQAFRGFRENVHEFDYPYCCNCAVAPCDLLQEDDFEQDCYTQEEPCGACQWAMGLLQCLQ
- a CDS encoding DUF3014 domain-containing protein, giving the protein MKPVRIAIVILILLLVSLAVVFFWPGKSSEPPSISELGIPPAAPLKTEPEIRYPLPETQPALTEAEEPIMPPLPALGDSDAFTKDLLAQLFGESARKQLLAPQQFIRRLVLIIDALPRNDLPRQHLPVRPPGGRFETATKEGVEVIAPANFSRYIPYVELAEAVSADQLSKAYLRIYPLMEEAFREMGYPNGYFHDRMIAVLDHLLATPEIKGPIPLVKHITQYRYADPKLESLSEGQKILLRMGSENAGRVKSVLQKLREQLVGPQSED
- a CDS encoding YchJ family protein — its product is MNSCPCGSGNDYATCCEPVITGKQLAETAEQLMRARYSAHEKVEIDFLYESTHPDNREGYDHKTTREWAEKSEWKGLEIIATTDGGPEDKEGVVEFVARFRDKDGVHSHHERAQFKREKKQWLFFDGTMVKAPVVSNVKIGRNDPCSCGSEKKYKKCCGR
- a CDS encoding universal stress protein — protein: MAKIDRILVVSRSTKSCQKTVHYGISLARQYNAELFILHVEHNPFGTKGWSLPIFSLEEDYKKLLQEAKKDLDRIIAQEKTAGLPIREMIVTGEPTKEIVKVVEEENIDLLVLLSHEEWHLEHFLFGRTNRELVRKMPCSIFLVKKDPEPVAF